The following coding sequences are from one Zalophus californianus isolate mZalCal1 chromosome 5, mZalCal1.pri.v2, whole genome shotgun sequence window:
- the LOC113929170 gene encoding LOW QUALITY PROTEIN: heterogeneous nuclear ribonucleoproteins A2/B1-like (The sequence of the model RefSeq protein was modified relative to this genomic sequence to represent the inferred CDS: inserted 2 bases in 1 codon): MEREKEQLRKLFIGGLSFETTEESLRNYYEQWGKLADCVVMRDPARKRSREFGFVTFSSVAEVDAAMAARPHSIDGRVVEPKCAVAREESGKPGLHVTXKKLFVGRIKEDTEEHHLRDYFGEYGKIDTIEIITDRQSGKKRGFGFVTFDDHDPVDKIVLQKYHTINGHNAEVKKALSRQEMQEVQSSRSGRGGNFGFGDSRGGGGNFGPGPGSNFRGGSDGYGSGRGFGDGYNGYGGGPGGGNFGGSPGYGGGRGGYGGGGPGYGNQGGGYGGGYNNCGGGNYGSGNYNDFGNYNQQSSNYGPMKSGNFGGSRNMGGPYGGGNSGPGGRGGSGGYGGGSRN, encoded by the exons atggagagagaaaaggaacagtTACGTAAACTCTTTATTGGTGGCTTGAGCTTTGAAACCACAGAAGAAAGTTTGAGGAACTACTACGAGCAATGGGGAAAACTTGCAGACTGTGTGGTTATGAGGGATCCTGCAAGAAAAAGATCAAGAGAATTTGGTTTTGTAACTTTTTCATCTGTGGCTGAGGTTGATGCTGCCATGGCTGCAAGACCTCATTCAATTGATGGGAGAGTGGTTGAGCCAAAATGTGCTGTTGCAAGAGAGGAATCTGGAAAACCAGGGCTTCACGTAAC GAAGAAGCTGTTTGTTGGTAGAATTAAAGAAGATACTGAGGAACATCATCTTAGAGATTACTTCGGGGAATATGGAAAGATTGATACCATTGAGATAATTACCGATAGGCAGTCTGGAAAGAAAAGAGGCTTTGGATTTGTTACTTTTGATGATCATGACCCTGTGGATAAGATTGTGTTGCAGAAATATCATACCATCAATGGTCATAATGCAGAAGTAAAAAAGGCTTTGTCTAGACAAGAAATGCAGGAAGTCCAAAGTTCTAGAAGTGGAAGAGGAGGCAACTTTGGTTTTGGAGATTCtcgtggtggtggtggaaatTTCGGACCAGGACCAGGAAGTAACTTTAGAGGAGGATCTGATGGGTATGGAAGTGGTCGTGGATTTGGGGATGGCTATAATGGGTATGGAGGAGGACCTGGAGGTGGCAATTTTGGAGGTAGCCCTGGttatggaggaggaagaggaggatatGGTGGTGGAGGACCTGGATATGGCAACCAGGGTGGGGGCTACGGAGGTGGTTATAACAACTGTGGAGGAGGAAATTATGGAAGTGGAAATTACAATGATTTTGGAAATTATAACCAGCAATCCTCTAACTATGGTCCAATGAAGAGTGGAAACTTTGGTGGTAGCAGGAACATGGGGGGACCATATGGTGGAGGAAACTCTGGTCCTGGAGGCCGTGGAGGAAGTGGGGGTTATGGAGGGGGAAGCCGAAACTGA